A stretch of DNA from Schizosaccharomyces osmophilus chromosome 2, complete sequence:
AGTTGCTCATTTTGGGAGGGATACCAAATATAGCAAGGAATGATGATTTCAATGATATAGCGAAGGGGCCAATACACGAAACCGTAATCACGGAAAATGCTGTCACCGAAGCAGTCTACCGGAGATGACaaggaacaaaaaataaaaacagcAATGCAGTAAATCAGGGAACGTTTACAAACCTTCGCAAAGCATGAAGATTTGGTATTTAATTGATCCTGTTCCTTATAAAGtgcaaaaattgaagacaACCAAACAATGTTGGAAACGGATCTATTTAGCCATTCATTAAGGAATACAACAGGTTCAATACCAATCGCTGCAGAAAGAATACCGAAGGTATCACTCACTGCAATAAGAATACTGAAggaaagtaaaaaagaaaacacacCGGCaatcatgaaaaagagCTTGAATTGAACAGGTCGCCAAACCCCAATACCAAAAGAGGCAAGTAAAAGAAGTAGACGACGAATAAAAACCTCAATTGGGTAATCGAAGTTGTTGTAGATATAAGGAATACTAATATCTAAAGTGATACCAATTGCTATAGCAACAATATGTATTAATAACCCATACTGAATAGGCAGTACTTTTGCTGGTTGGGACAGGAGTGCGTAGATCCAAATACAAGCTGGGAGTAATAAGAAAGGTGTAACAATTAATGAAGTGAAATCAAAGTTATTCGAAAAAGACTCATACTCATCAATATCATAATTATGATCACTGAAGTAAACATTAGAACCAGCAGCAGAACCCAAGCTTGTCAACGGTCTCGTAGCAGTACAATAAAGACCCGAGTCATTTATCTTCAACTGAAAATCCTGGTAATTAGTATCGCGCGAAACTATACTGTTTACCACCGAACTTTTGTTGCAGTTGAATGCCCCAGTCAACTCATGTCGCTTCTCCGGAggaatataaataaaagtttcaaaGCTGTCTACATCAAGCTGCGAGAAAAGCTCAGATAGAGATTCCGTTTCTCCTAAGGAGCCCAAAGCACACTCCGAATCCTTTGCATTAAAATATGTCGTAGCCGTTGGATTTTCATCTCCAGCAATATAataataagaaaagaaagcgtTTGTATTATTGTCACGCAGTTCTACATTTTCACATTCAATGCTGATATGATACTGTCTATGTTCAGGAATGTAGACACCAAATCGAGCACTACTCACCTGCAAGATGCAATAGAGAGAAACCAGCCATAACAGCCAACTTCTTCCTGGAAAAAGATCCATTTGAACTTTTTCTGGCTCTTATTTCGTTGTCGGTTGAAAATAGAACAGAAAAAACATGCTGTTCAGCTATAAGGTGGGGTTTGTACGCAATGGCAAGAAAGTTGGTTCCAAGGTCTAGACACTCTACCATAATCATCTCCCATATATTTGAAAGCGTAAAGCATTCCAAATCCACATGTGAATTTGAGtttccttccttttgcCTTGGAAGGATTCCTTTGAATacaagcaaaagaaatcacCAACGTGTCGTTTATCCAAATCATATCCAATAGGTTTTCGACCATTCTAAATAGTCATGTTTTCCATGAAACATGAAACGGTTCTCCTCGAAACAGtcctttatttatttatttatacaTTCATTCTCTTCCTGCAATGGGAAAGGTCAAAATGTCCTCCTTTGTACGATACTTTCACGATAAAACGACTTTGTTCCTTCCTGTAATCTCAACAGAAGGCAATGCAGCTTGTTAAAAAGAATACTGTCGACAAACAGACTGGCTTATACCATTTACGAGTTGTGAAGACAAATACGGTAATCCCCAAATCCACCGGGTCTCCGTCATCCTATCAGATCATACTTGGTGAAAATTTCTGAATGAAACAAGTGGAAAAGCAAGCAACCCATGCATCATCGATTGGTGAAAACCATGAGCAATGGAACAGGAAGAACTGGGAATAAGCACGGCATATTCCCAACCCGTCCTTTGATGTTGCTTTACGTCACCAAAAGAAAcgcaaagaaaattcatcGAGGGTGGCATTCAGATATAAAAGTGGGCGACTTGGCAGACTTGTCTCAACTAtaacaagaagaaacatCTTTTATCTATCAATTCTTTAACAATGGTCGCTGTTGGAACTCCTTTGCCTAAAGTTACCCTCTGGGAAGACAAGCCCGGTCAAAATGTTGAATTGCCATCTCAGGGCAAGATCATCGTTGTCGGTGTACCTGGTGCATTCACTCCTCCTTGCTCTTCTCACGTCCCTGGATACGTCGCCAACGAAAAGGCTTTTGAAGCTAAGGGTGTCGCTGGCGTTTACGTTGTTGCTGTCAATGACGTTTTCTGCACTGCTGCCTGGAAGAAGACTTTTGAAGGCGGTGAACAAAGCAAGGTCCACTTCCTTGCTGACTGGAACGGTCAATTCACCAAGGGCTTTGATGCCTCTTTTGATGCTAGCGGACTCTTAGGTCCTCTCCGCTCCCAGCGTTATGCCGCTGTTGTCGAGGATGGCAAAGTCACCAAggcttttgttgaagacGAAGTCACTAATGTCAGCGTTACTGCTGCCGACAACGTCCTCAAGTCTCTTtaaatcaatgaaaacaGAATCGACTGATCAAAAGAGTATGCTGAGATGCATTCAAAAGCGGTCTAGGTGCTTTTTTTCGTCGATGCATGGACTCACTGTATCATGATATTTTATGATGAATAGACgtaatgaatgaaaactGTCTTAGTATTTCCTTTTAATACGATGTATCATATTGCGGGGAGGTGTAATAATTTTGTGTAGAATTCAAATGTTGTCGATATTATTTGTCTGTAGCTAAGACGGTAGGAGAGACAAAGAGACAAGTAGGTAtttctttggaaagagCATTGTAGGGATAGTATTGGAATTGGTTTTGGTTGATGCAGCAGAGGAGCTTCACATCGGTAGCCAAAGAGATTGACCCAACCGTCAGAGATCCCTAGAGATCCCTTGTTTatccttttctcttttctatttctactgacttttttcattgaattcatcaaatgaaGGAACGATGGTGATAGTGACTTGCCCTTCCAGTACCCTGTTTGCCTATACACTCCCAAGGCGTATGTAGGCACCCACACCCACACCCACACCCACACAGTAATTGTCTGTATGTTTTCCATGTAACGAGTTCTTTGAATCCAAATAGGGTAGCCATTAATTCCATACTTAtatgttgttttctttttctttttttttttttttttatgtgatattcctcttttgtaaGCCAACTTCATCTAGCATTCAAACAAAGCCGGAATTGTTTTGAGGTTTCTCATTTCTCTGCGTGTTTCCCACCTTGTGTTTCTTTGTCGATCTATGGACTTTTTTGTCAGCATCATGAAGGTATCTAAAGCGTTGACGCTTACATTTGCAGGTATTATTGTTGTGTCATCTCTAGTCGTGGCCTTTTCGCCTTCCTCAAAATCAGCTCATTTAAAATCCTGGTCTAAACGGCAATTGATTTTGTACTGCGAAAGAAACGGTTTAGACAGCTCCGGCTCGTACATGGATTTACTCACTCGTGTTGAGGAGCATCAAAAGTCCAATGCTTCAGCTGACTAAACAAacataaagaagaaaaagatgtttATTATAACCGATTGTCCTCTACATGACTTATTTTTGTAACACGACCCATGGATTGAGGACACATACGTCCAGTTTTTGCTGAGACGAAACATGATTGTTGTCCTATCCACCTTTgtcgaaaagcaaaagaaactcGGCAAACCATCGTATCCGCTTTCTCGTTGGAAGCGTGCTCATggagtattttttttaggaGAAAGCTGGGTTGCTCGGCATGCCGAACCGGTTTCTATCTTTGATTCAGCATCTTCCTTCCTTGAGTTCTGGAAGGATGGATTTAAACGTAAAGACACATACTTTTAATTCGGGGGACTCGCTTTCCTATAGAATCGTAGTATATCATATTGTTGAGGATTTTTGCGAAATAGCAACTCAGTATACCAAATCTTCAGTAGAGTATTACTTTGTATGTTTTCTATAAAAGAGCCGAACCTTGGCtacttcttttcaaatgtCCCATTTTCTCACCTGCTTTCTGTGTTTACTTCAATATGGCACTTACAGCTACCCCAAGGACAGCAACTTTTTGTGGAGACGTAAGAAAAATGGATGCTAGACTCAATCACCAATATTCTGAAAGAGCAAATGGGTTAAGCAACCCTCTCGCAAAGTCTTTGCTTGCTTTAATGGAGGAAAAGCAATCGAATCTGTCTGTTGCCGTTGACTTGACGAAAAAAGCTGACATCCTTGCTCTCGTTGATAAAATTGGTCCTTTTGTATGTGTTATTAAAACGCATGTCGATGTCattgaagattttgatCAAGACTTCGTTCAGCAATTGACTGCCCTTTCTAAGAAACATcgattcttcattttcgaGGACCGTAAATTTGCCGATATTGGAAATACTGTCAAGCTCCAATACTCTTCTGgtgtttacaaaattgcTTCTTGGGCCCATATTACTAACTGTCATACCGTTCCTGGAGAAGGCATTGTTCAGGGTTTAAAGGAAGTTGGCTTACCTCTTGGTCGCGGTTTGCTTCTCTTGGCAGAAATGTCTTCCAAGGGAAGCCTTGCCACTGGCTCCTACACACAGAATACTTTAGAATGGGCCGAAAAGCATAGTGACTTTTGCATTGGCTTCATTGCTGGTCGTCGTTTCCCCAACCTTCAGCATGATTTTATCACCATGTCTCCCGGTATTGGGTTGGATGTTAAGGGCGACGGTATGGGCCAGCAATACCGTACACCCCATGAGGTTATTGTGAATTGTGGCAGCGATATTATTATTGTTGGTCGTGGAATCTATGGTGCTGGCCGGGACCCTCTGGTTGAAGCCCAACGTTACAAAAAAGCAGGTTGGGATGCCTACCAAAAACGTCTTACCAGAAAATAGCAAATGTGTTTGGGTTCAACTGACTATATATTTAAAGTGAGTATTTAGCATGGATGAACttggttgtttttgattGATCCATGACATGGCTAACAGtatcttattttttttgttaaaatGAATGGCTTAGTTTGATATAACCACTGTAGGTTTGACAAATTTAATGTAGAAAACTAATATGTAACCCATTGATGAAGTTTAACGAAAAAGACAATTATCGCTGCTTTCGCCTTGTTCCAACCGAGCAGAATACACATGACTTGGAAAAGTATGTAGGAAGaagctctttttcttgctgCAAACGCATTTCAAGTACATTCCAAAGTTAAACAAGCCATTCAAGAAATAAGAAGAGACGTATAGAATTAAGAATTATAAATTGGAATCTATTTTCATTGCCTAAAAAAGCGTAGGATGTGTGCATAAAACGAACGTAAATGTCAAgttcttaaaaaaagaagcgtAAGAACGTCAAGACGGCACCAGCGCACATaataatcaaaaagaaaactgtAAATCATTAGGTTAGTTGAAGAAGGGTGAGCAAACTACCAAAAACACATACGGGCTATATTACGACGAATCATGCTGGGAGGATGCTTAGCAACTCCGTGGTCTTTtgagtttgtttttacgCGTCGAGtaatattcttttgaaattgagcATTTGCACGACGCTGAGATGGAGTTTGAACGGCCTACAATTCAAATTAGCGCGAATTCAAAcacgaaaaagaaatccttagaaaaaaagaaaagatttcgTACTTACAggcattttttataaagaatagttttattcaaatgagtttctttctttagaGGACTCCTACAGATGTTCGGTTCAAAAAGCGCGTAGTACGAACAGGCCTTCCTTATTAAAATAACgcattgaaagaaattgcAGAAATGTAATACAATATCATATTATAGAGAAAATGTAAccaaaaaaggagaaatgtgaaactttggaaaagacaTTGTAAGCtggtttttttataaattacTTCCAAGCCCATTAACATCCGCGTATAGTTTTACCAAGAGAAGCGTAAACTTAATTATATTGTCATGATAGTCTTAAGATTCTTATTTACAGCGGTAAACTCATCAatttgtgtttgttttctttctaaagCAATcgaattaaataaaatttttaagAGTATGAATTTAGGTGTTCTCACTTTTTGGCACCAGATCGTTAACACAAGGAGTTGAAATTAAATGGATGTATCAATCCTCTTAGAAAAAGCAGTTCATTAGTATAAACGAGATTGAgcaaaacaagaacaaaaaaggaagataAGAAAGCACCAGCATAACCCCTTGGTTCAAAGGAAGGATCGTAGTCAAAAGGGTTGTGGGTTTAGGCAGTTAAAGCATAAAAGAATAGTTCGTAATTAATAAGTGTCACATAATTGAACCAATTGAAAGGTCTTTTAAAAGCGTATACACAGTAAAGAGAAGACGAATCCCTTTCGAATtcgtttaaaaaaaaacaaaaccttACAACGGCTCTACAGTTTTTGGATTAGTAAATATATACGCGCCTCAGTATTATAAATCTCGTGCTTAATCCTTTGCATAAACTTCCCGTAAAAGTTTGGCAAATACATCCCCGAAATCACGCATAAACACATGCTCACCGAACCGAGCACAAGCAGATCGTGCATTAACTCGCATTTCTTGTTGTTCTTGAGTACTGAGGGTTaaagctttttggaaagctTCTGCATATTCGGCAACAGTAGACGCATGAAATCCTGTAGGTTTTCCTATCCAAGGAATGACAATGTCGAACTTCGGTCCACCTGAGTTGTTAACAACAGGTATCAGGCCAGCTGCCATGTACTCAACAACACCAATACCAAAGTGTTCGTTCCACATATAGTTAACTCCTATCGAGCAGGTTCCAAGATACTCTACCACTTTAGGCCATGGGGCATCTACAATAAATTCGACTCTTTCGATTaccttcaatttttgagCGAGCCCTTTCAAAGATTCCACTAGCTTTAAATCTGTCTCATTGCGTGCACTACCAACAAGCAAAAGTTTAGCAGGAGATTCTGGGTGTTGTTGTatataaaaagcaaagctgTGAAGCAAGTCTTTATGATTCTTCTCGGGGCGATATTGCGCAAGATAAAGTAAGCTTGATTCCCGTGGACGAAGAATATCAACTTTATCAAGTTCTGAAGTATTGCAAGGTGGAAACACCACAGACAAATTAATGTCCTTACCCCATAAGGATGCAATATGATTTTGTGTCCAGGAAGAATTCGTCATCACAAAATCTGCATGACGACCTGCTTGGCTGTAAATTTTAGCAAACCATCTCCAATAAGCACCTTTGACTTTACTAACAATGGAAACCTCCTTCAGAGACTTCAACATATCGCTAGAAATTGTCGGATAGTGAACGTAGGCACCAACAGGAATATTAAGAAATGCCTTGACGACCACAAAAGTAAAGGCATAACCCATCGTATCAATAAAGATATCAGGAGCAAACCGACAAATTGCTTCTAATCCCAAAACCATACTACCCAAAGATTGGCCCAGCAAAGTGAAACGAGGCCAAACGGCAGGGGACACTAAAAATCGAAGCTTCAAAGGTACAAAGAttacttttgaagaatccaAATCAATTTCGAACGTTGTTTTTACCCTACGAAGTGCCTCTTCGGAAGAAACTAAATCTCCAGTATAGATAAGAGAAATAACGTTAGGAAAATCTGTTTGGACAGACTTTACAGCAGTCCATAGGACACGTTCTCCACCTCCTCCAGCATTGCAGTAAGGATGGAAAAATCCAACGGTACGTGCAATTTTAGGCACAACGCCCACTTTCTCATATATATCGGCTTTACGCTTGGCTACCCGTTGCAAAAGATGTCGTCCTAAGGCTTGACATATTGCACGACGAATTTCTCGATGCATCGCAAGAAATGCAATTGCACTGACTATACAAAGCGTAAATAACATCTTTTCGGCtatttgaaagaatataaagaatCACCAGACAAGAAAATGtaaccaaaagaaacaatatagaacaaggaaaacaagaaagaaacgagAGCCGATTTATGAATTACCTAGCCGCAAGATAATGGCAGCAAATctaccaaaaacaaatagaaaaacaaagtctTTCCAGAATGTTAAGAAAGTCAAGTTAAACGAGCTTAGATTCCTCTAAATGAACGATAATTGAGCAACCTATCAAAACGGTAGTTGCTAAGACGAAAGCAACAAACTTGCTAATATTACTTTTACATATAATATTAAAGAGGGGCTTGAAGAATAAAATGGATACTGATGAATGATCAACTCGCATGTAATTAAAAGTTACAGCGTATTGTTGAGCGAATAAACCAAGGATTCAATAGCACTCATCGCATTAAGCATTATAGGTAGCTAAGTTCGCCAAGTAGAAAAGCCAAGAAGGCATAAAATGTTCGTTTGCTTCTAATTACCGAactcttgcttttctttcccaAGATTTGGCAAAACAccttcaaaatttcaataCGTGAACTAGTTTAAAAGATTCTACTAAAATTTACCATGATGTCAACGGACAATATGCCAACAAAAccattttcattcattctgTATTAAATTTACTCCAACTCGGTAATGTTGCCACGCTCAGAAACATAGATACCATCCAAGAACTTACGAATATCCTTGTTACGGACATTGCAAGCTTGCTTAATGTTGGCAGAAGACTGAGAGACGTTTTCCAAAGAGTTGCCCTCAATGATCAATTCATCCTTGACGTTAGCAGACATGGAAACGGTAACACCGGGCAAGCACTTGATGACACGAGTGATACGCTCACCCAAGAAGTTGCGAATCTCGACAACGCTACCGTTTTCGGACAAGTTGATGTTGATGGGAAAGTGTGCATAGACAAGACGCATCTTGTAACGGAAACCTTGAGTAACACCGATCATCATGTTATTGATGATGGAGTAGACGGTACGAAGGCAAGCGTTGTGTAAACGAGCACCGTGCCAGACAATGAATTTGATAACATTGCCttgcttcttcatttccaaGTCAATATGGCGCAAGCTCTTAGAAAGAGTACCACGAGGACCGGTTACGGTGACTTGGCGGGCTTTAATATCGACGCTAACTCCCTTGGGAATAGTCAAAGTTTCGTCCTTGTAAATGTCGCGGCCCATCTTGTATTCTTTAGAACTTTTTTGTATGCACGGCGCTCAACAAGTTTTAGTTTTGTTGTGGATTACTTACTCATAAAAGACAGTCACGTCTCTATCAACCCTCGTCCTGTTTAGGGTATGGTGGCGTGACTGCTTTTTTCTCTGAAAAAGTGGGTGCACAATTCAGCGCGCAACTAGTTTACTCTTGACCAACGACGAACGACGAGATGGCATTAAAGACCTTTGAACTTCGTAAGCAATCCCAAGAGAAATTGGGTGAGCAATTGCAAGAGCTTCGCCAAGAGCTTGCCTCTCTCCGCGTGCAAAAGATTGCCGGTGGTTCTGGTTCCAAATTGTCTAAGATGTAAGTTTAAAAGAGGCTGGAGAATAAGCAATGGAAGCTGGTGTGAGCAAAACGCTTTGATTTGTGAGTTGTGAATAAAGGTTTCCTTGAAAGTAAATCCCGAGAGGtagaaacaaattttcattGAGAACTGAACATGGCACCTAATCCTTGCTATTTTTCAACGGCTTAAGTCTAATGAACATATTTTGATAGCTAACCCCTATGTAGCAAGACCACTCGCAAGGACATTGCTCGTATCTTGACCGTTATCAACCAATCCAACCGTCTTGCCGTTCGTGAGGCTtacaagaacaagaagTACCTTCCTCTTGATCTCCGTCAAAAGAAGACTCGTGCTATCCGTCGTGCTCTTTCTCCTTATGAAAAGAGCCGTAAGA
This window harbors:
- the ura4 gene encoding orotidine 5'-phosphate decarboxylase Ura4; protein product: MALTATPRTATFCGDVRKMDARLNHQYSERANGLSNPLAKSLLALMEEKQSNLSVAVDLTKKADILALVDKIGPFVCVIKTHVDVIEDFDQDFVQQLTALSKKHRFFIFEDRKFADIGNTVKLQYSSGVYKIASWAHITNCHTVPGEGIVQGLKEVGLPLGRGLLLLAEMSSKGSLATGSYTQNTLEWAEKHSDFCIGFIAGRRFPNLQHDFITMSPGIGLDVKGDGMGQQYRTPHEVIVNCGSDIIIVGRGIYGAGRDPLVEAQRYKKAGWDAYQKRLTRK
- the rpl902 gene encoding 60S ribosomal protein L9; translated protein: MGRDIYKDETLTIPKGVSVDIKARQVTVTGPRGTLSKSLRHIDLEMKKQGNVIKFIVWHGARLHNACLRTVYSIINNMMIGVTQGFRYKMRLVYAHFPININLSENGSVVEIRNFLGERITRVIKCLPGVTVSMSANVKDELIIEGNSLENVSQSSANIKQACNVRNKDIRKFLDGIYVSERGNITELE
- the new25 gene encoding Schizosaccharomyces specific SAP domain containing protein, with product MKVSKALTLTFAVVAFSPSSKSAHLKSWSKRQLILYCERNGLDSSGSYMDLLTRVEEHQKSNASAD
- the alg11 gene encoding GDP-Man:Man3GlcNAc2-PP-Dol alpha-1,2-mannosyltransferase Alg11 translates to MLFTLCIVSAIAFLAMHREIRRAICQALGRHLLQRVAKRKADIYEKVGVVPKIARTVGFFHPYCNAGGGGERVLWTAVKSVQTDFPNVISLIYTGDLVSSEEALRRVKTTFEIDLDSSKVIFVPLKLRFLVSPAVWPRFTLLGQSLGSMVLGLEAICRFAPDIFIDTMGYAFTFVVVKAFLNIPVGAYVHYPTISSDMLKSLKEVSIVSKVKGAYWRWFAKIYSQAGRHADFVMTNSSWTQNHIASLWGKDINLSVVFPPCNTSELDKVDILRPRESSLLYLAQYRPEKNHKDLLHSFAFYIQQHPESPAKLLLVGSARNETDLKLVESLKGLAQKLKVIERVEFIVDAPWPKVVEYLGTCSIGVNYMWNEHFGIGVVEYMAAGLIPVVNNSGGPKFDIVIPWIGKPTGFHASTVAEYAEAFQKALTLSTQEQQEMRVNARSACARFGEHVFMRDFGDVFAKLLREVYAKD
- the pmp20 gene encoding thioredoxin-related chaperone Pmp20; its protein translation is MVAVGTPLPKVTLWEDKPGQNVELPSQGKIIVVGVPGAFTPPCSSHVPGYVANEKAFEAKGVAGVYVVAVNDVFCTAAWKKTFEGGEQSKVHFLADWNGQFTKGFDASFDASGLLGPLRSQRYAAVVEDGKVTKAFVEDEVTNVSVTAADNVLKSL
- the tam14 gene encoding ER stress associated protein Tam14, with translation MPAVQTPSQRRANAQFQKNITRRVKTNSKDHGVAKHPPSMIRRNIALFFLIIMCAGAVLTFLRFFF
- the rpl35 gene encoding 60S ribosomal protein L35 yields the protein MALKTFELRKQSQEKLGEQLQELRQELASLRVQKIAGGSGSKLSKIKTTRKDIARILTVINQSNRLAVREAYKNKKYLPLDLRQKKTRAIRRALSPYEKSRKTLKQVKKERHFPLRKYALKA